The Gillisia sp. Hel_I_86 genome has a segment encoding these proteins:
- a CDS encoding TerB family tellurite resistance protein codes for MSFLDLFGSGEHLRNLGHFAAIVNLAVVDGDINAEEEIQLQRFARKLNIDESEYSKVLENPTAFPIQPPNSIERRLERLHDLFVIIFADHIIEDQEAELIKKYAIGLGFSNETAEAIIKRSIDIFSGHLSFDDYRYLLNKE; via the coding sequence ATGTCATTTTTAGATTTGTTTGGCTCGGGAGAGCATTTACGCAATTTAGGTCACTTTGCAGCTATTGTTAATCTTGCTGTTGTAGATGGGGATATCAACGCTGAAGAAGAAATTCAGCTTCAACGTTTTGCAAGAAAATTGAATATTGATGAAAGTGAATATTCCAAGGTTCTAGAAAACCCAACCGCTTTTCCTATACAACCTCCAAACTCTATAGAAAGAAGATTAGAGAGGCTTCACGACCTGTTTGTGATTATCTTCGCAGATCATATCATAGAGGATCAAGAGGCAGAGCTAATCAAAAAATATGCTATTGGACTTGGATTCTCAAATGAAACTGCAGAAGCTATCATAAAGAGATCTATAGATATCTTTAGCGGACATTTAAGCTTTGACGATTACCGTTATTTATTGAACAAAGAGTAG
- a CDS encoding ATP-dependent DNA ligase — protein sequence MKLFAELIRTLDSTNKTTLKVEALTRYLKEAPDRDKVWAIAILSHRRPPRPVNTTLLREWATELANIPLWLFEESYHIVGDLAETIALIIPTSDTSSDKSLNRFLLEIKALKAKSEEEKKEYLHKNWRELNYYERFVFSKLITGSFRIGVSQKLMTRALSKATKIDEDILAYKLMGNWESTEITFTQLVLEENEEDYLSKPYPFYLAYGLEGSIEELGNVKDWSAEHKWDGIRCQVIVRNDELFVWSRGEELVTDKYPEFKEFVGVLPNGTVMDGEILPFPNGEIGTFNDLQTRIGRKNVSKALLKKTPVILKVYDLLEWEGKDIRTEAFKKRREILEKLVSEISSENIPLQLSKSISFETWEEVARERERSREEKSEGLMLKKLDSPYLVGRKKGDWWKWKVDPLTIDAVLTYAMRGHGRRSNLFTDYTFGLWDEEKQELVTFAKAYSGLTDAEFRKVDAWIKKNTLERFGPVRSVTPHHVFEIAFEGIAESKRHKSGIATRFPRILRWRQDKKIEDANSLEDLKALIP from the coding sequence ATGAAACTTTTCGCCGAACTAATAAGAACCTTGGATAGCACCAATAAAACTACCCTTAAAGTAGAGGCGCTTACCCGTTATCTTAAGGAAGCTCCAGATAGGGATAAGGTATGGGCAATTGCCATTCTTTCTCACAGAAGGCCACCAAGACCAGTAAATACTACCTTGTTGCGGGAATGGGCAACAGAGTTAGCAAATATTCCGCTTTGGTTGTTTGAAGAATCCTACCACATTGTTGGCGATCTGGCAGAGACGATAGCTTTAATAATTCCCACTTCCGATACTTCTTCAGATAAAAGTTTGAACCGGTTTCTTTTGGAGATCAAAGCACTAAAAGCTAAATCTGAAGAAGAAAAGAAGGAATATCTTCATAAAAACTGGCGGGAACTTAATTATTATGAACGTTTTGTTTTCAGCAAATTGATTACGGGAAGTTTTAGAATTGGAGTGAGCCAAAAATTGATGACCCGCGCACTGTCCAAAGCCACTAAAATAGATGAAGATATTCTTGCCTATAAATTAATGGGGAATTGGGAATCTACAGAAATTACATTTACACAGCTTGTACTGGAAGAAAACGAAGAAGATTATTTATCTAAACCCTATCCTTTTTATCTGGCTTATGGCTTGGAAGGAAGCATAGAGGAACTTGGAAATGTTAAGGATTGGAGTGCCGAGCACAAATGGGACGGAATCCGGTGCCAGGTGATTGTTCGGAATGACGAGTTATTTGTATGGAGCCGGGGAGAAGAGTTGGTAACCGATAAATACCCGGAATTTAAGGAATTTGTAGGTGTGCTCCCTAATGGAACGGTCATGGATGGGGAGATCTTACCTTTCCCTAATGGCGAAATAGGCACTTTTAACGACTTGCAAACCCGGATAGGAAGAAAAAACGTCTCCAAAGCTTTATTGAAAAAAACCCCGGTCATCTTAAAAGTATATGACCTTTTGGAGTGGGAAGGAAAAGATATTCGAACCGAAGCATTTAAGAAAAGACGGGAAATTTTGGAAAAGTTAGTTTCTGAAATTTCTTCTGAAAATATTCCGCTTCAGCTTTCAAAAAGTATATCTTTTGAAACTTGGGAGGAAGTAGCAAGAGAGCGGGAAAGATCGCGGGAAGAAAAATCTGAAGGATTAATGCTGAAGAAATTGGATTCCCCCTACCTCGTGGGAAGAAAAAAAGGGGATTGGTGGAAGTGGAAAGTAGATCCTTTAACTATCGATGCCGTGCTTACCTATGCGATGCGTGGCCATGGAAGGCGTTCTAATTTATTTACAGATTACACCTTCGGCCTTTGGGACGAAGAAAAACAAGAACTGGTAACCTTTGCCAAAGCATATTCCGGACTCACCGATGCCGAATTCAGAAAAGTAGATGCTTGGATCAAAAAAAATACACTCGAGCGTTTTGGCCCGGTTCGTAGCGTCACCCCACATCATGTGTTTGAAATTGCTTTTGAGGGGATCGCAGAATCCAAAAGGCATAAAAGCGGAATAGCTACTAGGTTCCCCCGAATTTTAAGATGGAGACAAGACAAAAAAATTGAAGATGCTAATTCCTTAGAAGACCTTAAAGCACTCATTCCCTAA
- a CDS encoding GNAT family N-acyltransferase, whose translation MGIVTAQEVAKVMNLQKLGPIGTAIGWMVLRSTKLSTLNKEYDSRKDLDGITFINSILEGFEIDFEIPEKDLKRIPKTGAFISISNHPLGGIDGMILMKILLEKRSDFKVIANFLLHRLDPLKPYIMPVNPFEDHKDAKSSLSGIKQSIAHLKEGAALGIFPAGEVSTYKDEKHIVDKPWEPSAMKLIQKAQVPVIPIYFHAKNSTFFYRLASMSDILRTAKLPSEMLSQKKRKIMVRIGNPISVEDQMANPNLEGFTAFLRRKTFMLANSFEKKGLFDNIPKSLKLPKSPKKIASQANQSLMEEEIETCRRFDKRLLQSKNYEVFLAKREVVPNILTEIGRLREITFREVGEGSNNSIDLDPFDDYYYHLFLWDNESKKIVGAYRMGMGAEIFKKHGINGFYLQDLFRFEPELYDMMSHSIEMGRAFVIKEYQLRPMPLFLLWKGIVHCTLRFPEHKYLIGGVSISNKFSNFSKSLMIEFMKSNYYDPFVAQYIRPKKEFKVKLNDADKDIVFDESEADLNKFDKIIDELEPESLRLPVLIKKYIKQNARVVAFNVDPLFNNAIDGLMYIKIADLPESTVKPVMEEFQRELEQKQNQV comes from the coding sequence ATGGGAATTGTTACCGCGCAGGAAGTTGCCAAAGTTATGAATCTTCAAAAACTGGGGCCAATAGGCACTGCTATTGGTTGGATGGTTTTACGCAGTACCAAACTTTCTACCTTAAATAAAGAATACGATTCTAGAAAGGACCTAGATGGAATTACATTTATAAATTCTATTTTGGAAGGTTTTGAGATCGATTTCGAGATCCCCGAAAAAGACCTAAAACGAATCCCAAAAACAGGCGCATTTATAAGCATTTCAAATCATCCTTTAGGCGGAATAGATGGGATGATCCTTATGAAAATTCTACTGGAAAAACGCAGTGATTTTAAAGTAATCGCCAATTTCCTTTTGCACCGTTTAGATCCGTTGAAGCCTTATATAATGCCAGTAAATCCTTTTGAAGACCATAAGGATGCAAAATCCAGTTTAAGCGGAATCAAGCAATCGATCGCACATTTAAAAGAAGGCGCGGCTTTGGGGATCTTTCCGGCAGGAGAAGTTTCTACCTATAAAGATGAAAAACATATCGTGGATAAACCATGGGAACCTTCTGCCATGAAGCTTATTCAAAAAGCTCAGGTTCCGGTGATTCCTATTTATTTTCACGCCAAGAACAGCACTTTTTTTTACCGCTTGGCAAGTATGAGCGATATCTTGCGAACAGCTAAGTTGCCCAGCGAAATGCTTTCCCAAAAGAAAAGGAAGATCATGGTGCGTATTGGAAACCCTATCTCGGTTGAAGATCAAATGGCAAATCCAAATTTGGAGGGCTTTACCGCATTTTTACGTAGAAAAACCTTTATGTTGGCCAATTCTTTTGAAAAGAAAGGCCTTTTTGATAACATTCCCAAAAGCCTGAAGTTGCCAAAAAGTCCAAAAAAGATCGCCTCGCAGGCAAATCAATCTTTGATGGAAGAGGAAATTGAGACTTGTAGGAGATTTGATAAGCGCCTTTTGCAAAGTAAAAATTATGAAGTCTTTTTAGCCAAAAGAGAAGTGGTTCCAAATATCCTCACTGAAATTGGAAGGTTGCGGGAAATCACTTTTAGGGAAGTTGGCGAAGGCAGCAATAATTCTATAGACCTGGATCCTTTCGATGATTATTACTATCATTTATTCCTTTGGGACAACGAGTCAAAAAAAATAGTTGGCGCTTACAGAATGGGAATGGGTGCCGAAATATTTAAAAAACATGGAATAAATGGCTTTTATCTGCAAGACCTCTTTAGGTTCGAACCAGAATTGTACGATATGATGAGCCATTCCATAGAAATGGGAAGGGCTTTTGTTATAAAGGAATATCAATTAAGACCAATGCCTTTGTTCTTGTTATGGAAAGGAATCGTGCATTGTACACTTAGATTTCCAGAGCATAAATATCTAATTGGTGGCGTGAGCATCAGCAATAAATTCTCGAATTTCTCCAAATCTTTGATGATCGAATTCATGAAGTCCAATTATTACGATCCCTTTGTGGCGCAATATATAAGACCAAAAAAGGAATTTAAAGTGAAACTGAATGATGCCGATAAAGACATTGTTTTTGATGAAAGTGAAGCCGATCTCAATAAATTCGATAAGATTATAGATGAGCTGGAACCAGAAAGTTTAAGGCTTCCAGTATTGATCAAAAAATACATAAAGCAAAACGCCCGCGTGGTAGCCTTTAATGTAGATCCATTGTTTAACAATGCAATTGATGGCCTAATGTACATCAAGATTGCAGACCTCCCGGAAAGCACGGTAAAACCTGTAATGGAGGAATTCCAAAGGGAATTGGAACAAAAACAGAATCAAGTATAA
- a CDS encoding SDR family NAD(P)-dependent oxidoreductase translates to MNISILGCGWLGLPLAKKLIEGGHTLNGSTTSRDKMNSLGNEGIAPYKIQLFEEGVQGDISSFLENSEVLIIDIPPGLRKDPEVNFVAKIGRLKSYVEKSGIQKVLFVSATSVFEDGKNLPTYTEEDVPNGTAENAKQLIEAEELLKASDNYKTSVLRFGGLIGPGRHPVNYLSGKTDLKDPEGPVNLIHLEDCIGIIEAIIEKDAWGETFHGVCPEHPTRKEYYSRVAKVKGLAGMSFNEDSVSKGKVIKSVNIDEILGYQFKNTI, encoded by the coding sequence ATGAATATTTCCATATTAGGGTGTGGTTGGTTGGGATTGCCATTAGCAAAAAAATTGATTGAAGGTGGTCATACACTAAATGGATCTACCACGAGTCGAGATAAGATGAACTCGCTTGGGAATGAAGGGATTGCACCCTATAAAATTCAACTTTTTGAAGAAGGCGTGCAGGGTGATATTTCTTCATTTTTAGAAAATTCTGAAGTACTGATCATCGATATCCCACCGGGATTACGAAAGGATCCTGAAGTGAATTTTGTTGCTAAAATAGGTCGGCTTAAGTCCTATGTTGAAAAATCGGGGATCCAAAAAGTGCTTTTTGTAAGTGCTACCTCGGTGTTCGAGGATGGGAAAAATTTACCAACATATACAGAAGAAGATGTTCCCAATGGCACTGCTGAGAATGCAAAGCAGCTAATAGAAGCAGAGGAATTGTTGAAAGCTTCAGATAACTATAAAACCAGCGTACTTCGTTTTGGAGGATTGATTGGACCGGGAAGACATCCTGTAAATTACCTTTCAGGGAAAACCGATCTTAAAGATCCGGAAGGACCGGTAAACCTCATCCATCTGGAAGATTGTATCGGGATAATTGAAGCCATTATAGAAAAAGACGCCTGGGGAGAAACCTTTCATGGGGTCTGTCCCGAGCATCCAACCCGTAAAGAATATTATAGCAGAGTAGCCAAAGTGAAAGGATTGGCAGGCATGAGCTTTAATGAGGATTCGGTTTCAAAAGGGAAGGTTATTAAGTCTGTGAATATTGATGAGATCTTAGGATATCAATTTAAGAATACAATTTGA
- a CDS encoding aspartate kinase: protein MDIYKFGGASVKDAASVQNVLKVLKLTGAKNKVIVISAMGKMTNAFEVVIKDYLNDPKAIPESLSEIRSYHLKIINGLFQSEQAPIYKKLKGFFEEIQNFMVHNKSTKYDFVYDQMVCFGELISSTIVSEYFIQEGVDHTWIDARTLIKTDNIYRDASVNWEETQNRIAKKVKKNHLHITQGFIAADTNNFTTTLGREGSDYTAAIFAYCLNAEKVVIWKDVPGVLNADPRVFENPQLLHQISYEEAIELAFYGASVIHPKTLQPLQRKEIPLFVKSFIDPLGNGTAVSKGQALIPAIPCFIVKKDQVLISLSSLDFSFMVEENISEIFRLFHLYQIKVDLIQNSAISFAVCVDNRFNTLEKLIQHLKARYKVSYNTGVSLYTIRHFDDGAIKSLEKDKEVLLKQVMQNTVQIVTKT, encoded by the coding sequence ATGGATATATACAAGTTTGGTGGCGCCTCTGTTAAAGATGCAGCTTCTGTACAGAACGTTTTAAAGGTTCTCAAACTAACAGGAGCAAAAAATAAAGTGATCGTAATCTCGGCAATGGGAAAAATGACCAATGCTTTTGAAGTGGTGATCAAAGATTATTTAAACGATCCAAAAGCTATTCCTGAAAGCCTTTCAGAAATAAGATCTTATCATCTTAAAATAATCAACGGATTATTCCAGTCGGAACAAGCCCCCATATATAAGAAGCTGAAAGGATTTTTTGAAGAGATCCAGAATTTTATGGTTCATAACAAGTCTACCAAGTACGATTTCGTGTATGACCAAATGGTGTGTTTTGGGGAATTGATCTCCTCTACCATTGTGAGCGAATATTTTATCCAAGAAGGTGTTGACCATACGTGGATAGATGCCCGCACCCTTATAAAAACCGATAATATTTATCGTGATGCCTCCGTAAATTGGGAAGAAACACAAAATAGAATTGCAAAAAAGGTTAAAAAAAACCACCTCCACATCACACAGGGGTTCATTGCCGCAGACACCAATAATTTCACAACGACCTTAGGGAGGGAAGGAAGCGATTATACAGCCGCTATTTTTGCCTATTGCTTGAATGCTGAAAAAGTAGTGATCTGGAAAGATGTTCCCGGAGTGCTGAACGCAGATCCAAGGGTTTTTGAAAATCCGCAGCTGTTGCACCAAATTTCTTATGAAGAGGCTATAGAATTGGCATTTTATGGGGCTTCTGTAATTCACCCTAAAACACTTCAGCCTTTACAGCGAAAGGAAATTCCGCTATTCGTTAAATCTTTTATAGACCCTTTGGGAAATGGAACGGCGGTAAGTAAAGGGCAGGCATTAATTCCCGCTATTCCTTGTTTTATAGTTAAAAAAGACCAAGTTTTAATATCCCTTTCTTCCTTGGATTTCTCTTTTATGGTAGAAGAAAACATCAGTGAGATCTTCAGGTTGTTTCATTTGTATCAGATAAAGGTAGATCTCATCCAAAATTCGGCAATTAGTTTTGCTGTTTGTGTAGATAATAGATTCAATACCCTCGAGAAGCTTATTCAGCATTTAAAAGCGAGGTATAAGGTGAGTTACAACACAGGGGTTTCCCTATATACCATTAGGCATTTTGATGATGGCGCTATTAAATCCCTGGAAAAAGATAAAGAGGTATTGCTGAAACAAGTGATGCAAAATACCGTTCAAATAGTAACAAAGACATGA
- a CDS encoding GNAT family N-acetyltransferase, with translation MEYTIREAKKNDMPQVLELIKELAVHENASNQVEIDVADLEKEGFENDNFKCFVADVGGELQGMALVYFRFSTWKGRTVHLEDLIVRKEMRGTGLGGALYKRVVQYGHDNGVKRVEWVVSEGNKNAIEFYENSGADIKKNWYTVHMDESGIQKNIEK, from the coding sequence ATGGAATATACAATTAGAGAAGCCAAAAAAAATGATATGCCACAAGTACTTGAGCTCATCAAGGAACTTGCAGTTCATGAAAATGCATCTAATCAGGTAGAAATAGACGTTGCAGATTTGGAAAAGGAAGGTTTCGAGAATGATAATTTCAAGTGTTTTGTAGCCGATGTAGGTGGGGAGCTACAGGGAATGGCTTTGGTGTATTTCAGGTTTTCCACTTGGAAAGGCCGTACCGTGCATTTAGAAGATCTTATTGTAAGAAAGGAGATGCGTGGAACCGGACTTGGAGGTGCATTGTATAAAAGGGTGGTGCAGTATGGACATGATAATGGCGTAAAACGGGTAGAATGGGTGGTTTCTGAAGGCAATAAAAACGCGATCGAGTTTTACGAAAACTCCGGGGCAGACATCAAGAAAAACTGGTACACCGTGCATATGGACGAATCTGGGATTCAGAAAAATATCGAAAAATAA
- a CDS encoding ligase-associated DNA damage response exonuclease, with protein sequence MKAPLLAFNDKGIYCAQADVYLDPWKPVTNAIITHGHADHSRWGHKKYITHHSNVPIIRHRLGEIVVTGKDWNESFTINGVKFSLYPAGHIIGSSQVRVEYKGEIWVFTGDYKMEDDGVAVPYEPVKCHSFITECTFGLPAFKWVHQQQVMADINNWWQQNREDGRTSILFGYSLGKAQRLLKHLDPSIGKIYTHGAIENMTEVLRSQLNMPETIRITRDTKKEELKGSMVLAPPSAHGTPWIRKMVPYVTASASGWMAFRGARRRRAIDKGFVLSDHCDWQGLLQAIEGTGCEKVICTHGYTEIFSRFLREKGYDARTEETQYEGELGELESKSELEKDPEPLEKTSENL encoded by the coding sequence ATGAAAGCACCTTTACTGGCATTTAATGACAAGGGAATCTATTGTGCCCAAGCAGATGTATACCTGGATCCTTGGAAGCCGGTAACCAATGCCATTATTACCCACGGGCATGCAGATCATTCTAGGTGGGGGCACAAAAAATACATCACCCATCATTCCAATGTACCAATAATAAGGCACAGGTTAGGTGAAATAGTGGTTACTGGTAAGGATTGGAATGAATCTTTTACAATTAATGGAGTTAAGTTCTCGCTATACCCAGCCGGACATATAATTGGTTCTTCCCAGGTTCGAGTTGAGTATAAAGGCGAAATATGGGTGTTTACAGGGGACTATAAAATGGAAGATGATGGGGTTGCAGTCCCCTACGAACCTGTGAAGTGCCACTCTTTTATCACAGAATGCACTTTTGGCTTGCCGGCCTTTAAATGGGTGCACCAGCAACAAGTAATGGCAGATATTAATAATTGGTGGCAGCAAAATAGGGAGGATGGTAGGACTTCCATTCTTTTTGGATATTCCTTGGGAAAAGCCCAACGTTTGTTGAAGCATCTAGACCCAAGTATTGGAAAGATCTATACACACGGAGCAATCGAAAACATGACAGAAGTCTTAAGGTCCCAATTGAACATGCCAGAAACAATTCGAATTACAAGGGACACTAAAAAAGAAGAGCTTAAAGGAAGTATGGTTTTAGCACCACCTAGCGCTCACGGCACTCCTTGGATTCGTAAAATGGTTCCTTATGTAACTGCCTCGGCAAGTGGATGGATGGCATTTCGTGGCGCAAGACGACGGCGTGCCATAGACAAAGGTTTTGTACTTTCCGATCATTGCGATTGGCAAGGTTTGTTGCAAGCCATAGAAGGAACCGGCTGCGAAAAAGTGATCTGTACGCATGGCTATACCGAAATTTTTTCGAGATTCTTAAGAGAAAAAGGCTACGATGCCCGGACCGAGGAAACCCAATATGAAGGTGAACTCGGGGAATTGGAATCCAAAAGCGAGTTGGAAAAAGATCCGGAACCCTTGGAAAAAACGTCTGAGAACCTATGA
- a CDS encoding SDR family oxidoreductase, which yields MERVLVVGATGQTGKRIIEILNSSSTFEPYAMIRKEGQRQMFEDMDVETVMGDLEKEVGQTVQGMDKVIFAAGSGGKTGEDKTIAIDQEGAIKMIDASKKAKVKKFVMLSSMGADKPESNEDLKVYLEAKQTADEHLRNSGLSYTIVRPGALNDDLGLAKVKLAEKLEEKGEISRDDVAFLLVMSLADPLVKNKTFEALEGKEPIKNAIIDLSR from the coding sequence ATGGAAAGAGTATTAGTAGTAGGAGCAACAGGTCAAACTGGGAAAAGGATCATTGAAATATTGAACAGTTCCAGCACCTTTGAGCCATACGCAATGATAAGAAAAGAAGGCCAACGACAGATGTTCGAGGATATGGATGTGGAAACTGTGATGGGCGATCTTGAAAAGGAGGTAGGGCAAACCGTCCAAGGAATGGATAAGGTGATCTTTGCTGCTGGTTCCGGTGGAAAAACAGGAGAAGATAAAACCATTGCGATAGATCAAGAAGGAGCCATAAAAATGATAGATGCTTCCAAAAAAGCGAAGGTCAAGAAATTTGTGATGCTGAGCTCTATGGGGGCAGATAAACCTGAATCCAACGAGGATTTAAAAGTATATCTGGAAGCCAAACAAACGGCAGATGAGCATCTAAGAAATAGCGGACTTTCATATACAATTGTACGGCCCGGCGCATTGAATGATGATCTTGGATTGGCAAAAGTAAAGCTTGCTGAAAAATTAGAGGAGAAGGGAGAAATCTCCAGAGATGATGTTGCCTTTTTATTGGTGATGAGCCTTGCAGATCCCTTGGTGAAAAATAAGACTTTTGAGGCCTTGGAAGGAAAAGAACCCATAAAGAATGCTATTATAGATTTAAGTAGATAG
- the fbp gene encoding class 1 fructose-bisphosphatase: MFKKNQTLGEFIIENQEDFAYSSGELSRLINSIRLAAKVVNHEVNKAGLVDIIGAYGETNIQGEDQQKLDVYANDTFIKTLTNREIVCGIASEENDDFITIEGHNKDHKNKYVVLMDPLDGSSNIDVNVSVGTIFSVYRRITPVGKPVTKEDFLQPGNKQVAAGYIIYGTSTMLVYTTGNGVNGFTLNPALGSWYLSHPHMRFPETGTIYSINEGNYIHFPQGVKDYIKYCQQEKPEGPYTSRYIGSMVSDIHRNMIKGGIFIYPKSSQNSSGKLRLLYECNPMAFIVEQAGGKASDGFERVLDLKPTELHQRIPFFCGSTKMVEKAEEFMTAKDR, translated from the coding sequence ATGTTCAAGAAAAATCAGACTTTAGGTGAATTCATCATTGAAAACCAAGAGGATTTTGCATATTCCTCCGGGGAATTATCCAGGTTGATCAATTCTATCCGGCTTGCCGCAAAAGTGGTAAACCATGAGGTGAACAAAGCGGGGTTGGTGGATATTATTGGGGCTTACGGAGAGACCAATATTCAAGGAGAAGACCAGCAAAAACTGGATGTGTATGCAAACGACACTTTTATAAAGACCCTTACAAACAGGGAAATTGTTTGTGGGATTGCTTCCGAAGAAAATGACGATTTTATTACCATCGAAGGGCATAATAAAGACCACAAAAATAAATATGTGGTGCTAATGGATCCTTTGGATGGGAGTTCCAATATAGACGTAAATGTATCTGTAGGAACCATTTTTTCTGTTTATAGAAGGATTACCCCGGTTGGAAAGCCTGTTACAAAGGAAGATTTTTTACAACCAGGGAACAAACAAGTAGCTGCTGGATACATTATTTACGGTACTTCAACCATGTTGGTGTATACCACTGGGAATGGAGTAAACGGGTTTACATTGAACCCGGCCTTAGGTTCTTGGTATTTATCACATCCCCATATGCGATTTCCTGAAACCGGAACCATTTATTCCATCAACGAAGGCAATTATATTCATTTCCCACAAGGAGTGAAAGATTATATTAAATACTGCCAACAGGAAAAACCAGAAGGGCCATATACTTCAAGATATATTGGTTCTATGGTGAGCGATATCCACCGGAATATGATAAAAGGAGGGATTTTTATCTACCCTAAAAGTTCCCAGAACTCTTCTGGGAAATTAAGGTTGCTATATGAGTGCAACCCAATGGCGTTCATAGTAGAACAAGCCGGAGGCAAGGCTAGTGATGGTTTTGAAAGAGTATTGGATTTAAAGCCAACCGAATTGCACCAGCGAATTCCATTCTTTTGTGGAAGCACGAAAATGGTAGAAAAAGCTGAAGAATTTATGACGGCGAAAGATCGCTAA
- a CDS encoding GNAT family N-acetyltransferase: MKYTIRKAEKKDLPQILELIQELATFEKEPDAVEINVLDLEKAGFGVKAFYTCFVAETNNKIEGMALVYFRFSTWKGRTVHLEDLVVRQEMRGTGMGSALYKKVIAYSLEQGVKRAEWVVLDWNTPAVEFYERSGAKVLRDWDTVQMDEDAMKSYLEK; encoded by the coding sequence ATGAAATATACAATCCGAAAAGCTGAAAAGAAAGATCTCCCACAAATCCTTGAATTAATTCAGGAACTGGCGACTTTCGAAAAAGAACCAGATGCCGTAGAGATAAATGTCCTAGATCTCGAAAAAGCAGGTTTTGGAGTCAAAGCATTTTACACTTGTTTTGTGGCTGAAACAAACAACAAAATTGAAGGAATGGCACTGGTCTATTTTAGGTTTTCCACTTGGAAAGGCCGTACCGTGCATCTTGAAGATCTGGTAGTCCGCCAAGAAATGCGTGGCACCGGTATGGGCAGTGCGCTCTACAAAAAGGTAATTGCTTATTCATTGGAACAAGGGGTAAAACGGGCAGAATGGGTAGTCCTAGATTGGAACACACCAGCCGTAGAATTCTATGAGCGAAGTGGAGCAAAGGTTTTAAGGGATTGGGACACGGTTCAAATGGATGAAGATGCCATGAAATCTTATTTGGAGAAATAG